A part of Streptomyces sp. DSM 40750 genomic DNA contains:
- a CDS encoding penicillin-binding transpeptidase domain-containing protein: MTKCIRRAAALCALLLLALLVNATRVQVLQSRTYDDNPANRRPAIARWGQPRGDIVVEGRPVTGSKDTGEQLRFERTYRDGPLYAPVTGFASQTYGTTFLEHAEDPVLDGSDPRLSFLPLWNDITRDQNAGGEVVTTLQDAAQRAAYLGLGARRGAVAALEPATGRVLALVSRPSYDPGVLSGNGPSVAEAWARLNGDAAKPMLNRAVRQTYPPGSTFKVVTAAAALDAGVVRDLDAPTRSPAPYTLPGTTTSLSNEVEGCENASLRYAFEWSCNTVFAKLGVDVGLGAMTDTARGFGFNNSGLRIPFSVAPSSFNTRMDRAQLALSSIGQYDTRATPLQMALVTAAVANGGSVRSPYLVERTTTATGRTVATSGTRTLRQAMNPATARRLRELMRAVVENGTGANAAIRHATVGGKTGTAQHGIGNSGTPYAWFIGWAQSDDAVEPQVAVAVVVEDAEAVRGDISGGGDAAPIAREVMRAVLEADDQVQRSFRGGEPRDQAPPGARLTNHDHHLR; this comes from the coding sequence ATGACCAAGTGCATCCGCCGGGCCGCCGCCCTCTGCGCCCTGCTCCTGCTCGCCCTCCTCGTCAACGCCACCCGCGTCCAGGTCCTCCAGTCCCGCACGTACGACGACAACCCCGCCAACCGCCGCCCGGCGATCGCCCGTTGGGGCCAGCCACGCGGCGACATCGTGGTCGAGGGGCGCCCGGTCACCGGCTCGAAGGACACCGGGGAACAGCTCCGCTTCGAACGGACCTACAGGGACGGCCCGTTGTACGCGCCGGTCACGGGCTTCGCCTCACAGACGTACGGGACGACGTTCCTGGAGCACGCGGAGGACCCCGTCCTCGACGGCAGTGACCCGAGGCTGTCGTTCCTCCCCCTGTGGAACGACATCACCCGCGACCAGAACGCCGGCGGCGAGGTCGTCACCACCCTCCAGGACGCGGCCCAGCGCGCGGCCTACCTGGGACTCGGCGCCCGCCGGGGCGCGGTGGCCGCACTCGAACCGGCCACCGGTCGCGTCCTGGCCCTGGTCTCCCGACCGTCGTACGACCCCGGAGTGCTCTCCGGCAACGGCCCCTCGGTGGCCGAGGCGTGGGCGCGGCTGAACGGGGACGCGGCCAAGCCGATGCTCAACCGGGCGGTACGGCAGACGTATCCGCCGGGTTCGACCTTCAAGGTGGTGACGGCCGCGGCGGCGCTGGACGCCGGGGTGGTCAGGGACCTCGACGCCCCCACCCGCTCCCCCGCCCCGTACACCCTGCCGGGCACCACGACGTCCCTCTCCAACGAGGTCGAGGGCTGCGAGAACGCCTCCCTGCGCTACGCCTTCGAGTGGTCCTGCAACACGGTCTTCGCCAAGCTGGGCGTGGACGTGGGCCTCGGCGCCATGACGGACACGGCCCGGGGCTTCGGCTTCAACAACTCGGGCCTGCGGATCCCCTTCTCCGTCGCCCCCAGCAGCTTCAACACCCGGATGGACCGGGCCCAGCTCGCCCTCTCCTCCATCGGCCAGTACGACACCCGCGCCACCCCTCTCCAGATGGCCCTCGTCACGGCCGCCGTCGCCAACGGGGGCTCGGTCCGGTCGCCGTACCTCGTCGAACGCACCACCACGGCCACCGGACGCACCGTCGCCACCTCCGGCACACGCACCCTCCGCCAGGCCATGAACCCCGCCACCGCGAGGCGTCTGCGCGAGCTGATGCGCGCCGTGGTCGAGAACGGCACCGGCGCCAACGCCGCCATCCGCCACGCCACCGTCGGCGGCAAGACCGGCACCGCCCAGCACGGCATCGGCAACTCCGGCACCCCCTACGCCTGGTTCATCGGCTGGGCCCAGTCCGACGACGCGGTCGAACCCCAGGTGGCCGTAGCGGTGGTCGTCGAGGACGCGGAGGCGGTACGGGGGGACATCAGCGGGGGCGGGGACGCGGCACCGATCGCGAGGGAGGTGATGAGGGCAGTACTCGAAGCCGACGATCAGGTGCAGCGCTCCTTCAGGGGCGGGGAACCGCGCGACCAGGCCCCACCGGGCGCGCGCCTGACGAACCACGACCACCATCTGAGATAA